Proteins encoded in a region of the Rutidosis leptorrhynchoides isolate AG116_Rl617_1_P2 chromosome 9, CSIRO_AGI_Rlap_v1, whole genome shotgun sequence genome:
- the LOC139866034 gene encoding peptidyl-prolyl cis-trans isomerase FKBP17-1, chloroplastic-like yields MMMQILSHSSTISSCSIPDNKTFFCNNNINNPHKTANSYSESHVTRRYLSLFATATAFSVPVLLSNSSKAATTTTATTPRFSELAESGGVKALDLRIGVGDSPIDGDQVSIHYYGRLAAKQGWRFDSTYDHKDETGEPVPFVFILGSSNVIAGIETAVRSMKVGGIRRVIIPPSQGYQNMDQEPIPPNFFDRQRLFTTIFNPTRLANGEGSTLGIIIFDIELVSVKHL; encoded by the exons ATGATGATGCAAATACTTAGCCACAGCTCAACTATATCATCTTGTTCAATTCCTGATAACAAAACATTCTTCtgtaacaacaacatcaacaatccTCATAAAACAGCGAACAGTTATTCAGAATCACACGTCACGAGACGATATTTATCCCTTTTTGCAACCGCAACCGCGTTTTCAGTTCCAGTTTTGTTGTCCAATTCTTCTAAAGCTGCCACTACCACTACCGCTACCACTCCTCGGTTTTCAGAACTAGCTGAATCTGGAGGTGTCAAGGCATTGGACCTTCGAATTGGTGTTGGCGATTCTCCTATCGATGGTGATCAG GTTTCCATACATTACTATGGACGGTTAGCGGCAAAGCAGGGGTGGCGCTTTGACTCAACATACGACCACAAAGATGAAACTGGTGAACCGGTGCCTTTTGTATTCATTCTTGGTTCAAGCAAT GTGATAGCAGGAATCGAAACAGCAGTTAGATCGATGAAAGTGGGAGGTATTCGTCGAGTCATTATCCCACCATCTCAAGGATATCAAAACATGGATCAAGAGCCCATTCCACCAAAT TTTTTTGATAGACAAAGGCTTTTCACTACGATTTTCAATCCGACCCGTCTTGCGAATGGAGAAGGATCTACCTTGGGGATTATCATATTTGACATTGAACTTGTTAGCGTGAAGCACTTGTGA
- the LOC139866033 gene encoding E3 ubiquitin-protein ligase RSL1-like, translating into MEDQIVPKFEDDEDEFRSCCGNEEELEEIVKLGLKNDDFDCDFDEFSVRMLFKGVSISGDLGVSGIGVIMEGNNDVPVIQIQKKLEFFVDEQVADYLALLDGLSEAIRNNMKRVYAFTSSQILYDQITNKEMHENPLVTALKQRILEHVENLEKFVLKCVVDVNLEHPLHLAQVAVGIVHNCKNNLTTENCLICCEDKLSSMTVTLKCSHKFCSHCIKAYVDEKVGLHEVPVRCLSPKCRYYISTVEHKSFLPVSSYILLEAAVLKSNARVGDNFYCPFSNCSVLLDPSSDVDSTNSCVECPVCKRFICVKCGVRWHSSLSCDEFQKVSIEEIDVSDVAFDCIDENRRWRRCQLCERMIETHGCYHLICWCGHEFCYLCGAEYMNSQQTCRCSLFDVQEEDRNDQFTLTTTTTPSSDPALQFEEWAWDSFGSLSNMMDAYSDQERSQLALIQRFLAGGFSLSDHHTNPCESVSTSSSNADDDEDTSYIDDTIKELHQLPWLEGFVSVISDNYYNEYTQ; encoded by the exons GATGATTTTGATTGTGATTTTGATGAATTTTCGGTTCGAATGTTGTTTAAAGGCGTGTCGATTTCAGGGGATTTGGGGGTTTCTGGAATTGGGGTGATCATGGAAGGAAATAATGATGTTCCTGTAATTCAGATTCAGAAAAAGCTTGAATTTTTTGTTGATGAACAAGTAGCTGATTATTTAGCTTTATTGGATGGTTTATCGGAAGCAATTCGAAATAATATGAAAAGGGTATATGCATTTACCAGTTCCCAGATCTTATATGATCAA ATTACAAATAAGGAAATGCACGAGAATCCACTTGTAACAGCATTGAAACAAAGAATACTAGAACACGTTGAAAATCTTgagaagtttgttttaaaatgTGTTGTTGATGTTAATCTCGAGCATCCGTTGCATCTAGCGCAAGTTGCAGTTGGGATTGTACATAATTGCAAAAACAATCTCACAACTGAAAATTGTTTAATATGTTGCGAAGATAAATTATCATCCATGACGGTTACACTAAAATGTTCGCACAAATTTTGTTCTCATTGCATTAAGGCATACGTTGATGAAAAAGTCGGGTTACATGAGGTTCCCGTTAGGTGCCTTAGCCCAAAGTGCAGATATTATATTTCTACCGTTGAACATAAATCATTTCTTCCCGTTTCTTCGTACATTTTATTAGAAGCAGCTGTTTTAAAAAGTAATGCTCGTGTGGGTGACAACTTTTATTGCCCTTTTTCTAACTGTTCGGTTCTTCTTGATCCTAGTTCTGACGTAGATTCGACAAATAGTTGTGTGGAGTGCCCTGTTTGTAAAAGATTTATATGTGTTAAATGTGGGGTCCGTTGGCATTCTTCGTTGAGTTGTGATGAGTTTCAGAAGGTCTCGATAGAGGAGATTGATGTAAGTGATGTGGCGTTCGATTGTATCGATGAGAATAGACGATGGAGACGTTGTCAATTGTGTGAAAGGATGATTGAAACACATGGTTGCTACCATTTAATCTGCTG GTGCGGGCACGAGTTCTGCTATTTATGTGGTGCTGAATACATGAATAGTCAACAAACATGCAGATGTTCATTATTTGATGTGCAAGAGGAAGACAGAAATGACCAATTTACCCTTACTACTACTACCACTCCCTCCTCAGACCCTGCACTACAATTTGAGGAATGGGCATGGGATTCATTCGGTTCACTTTCAAACATGATGGACGCTTACTCTGATCAAGAAAGATCGCAACTTGCATTAATTCAACGATTTCTTGCTGGTGGGTTTAGCCTTAGTGACCACCATACAAACCCATGTGAATCAGTATCCACATCAAGCTCGAATGCTGATGATGATGAGGACACCTCGTATATTGATGACACCATCAAAGAGCTTCATCAGCTGCCTTGGCTTGAGGGGTTTGTTTCTGTTATCAGTGATAATTATTACAATGAGTACACTCAGTAA